One bacterium genomic region harbors:
- a CDS encoding UDP-glucose/GDP-mannose dehydrogenase family protein, whose protein sequence is MKITVIGSGHVGLVTGACFAELGHDVICVDHDKKKLQTLKDGKIPFYEPGLDKLVHSNYIEGRLSFSGDTISAVLASEIIFICVGTPSRKTGEVDMSAIKKTASQIAQALNGYKLVVEKSTVPVETGEWILKTLKKQAPKGVEFDVASNPEFLREGAAIHDFMHPDRVIIGVSSQKAASYLVQLYSPLNAPILMTDIKSAELIKHASNSFLAMKISFANMLANLCEKTGADVVKVAKGMGLDKRIGEDFLKAGIGYGGSCFPKDVSAFIHIGKKSGCNFKLIEEVRNINEERRMHFIKRLEKVIGKFKGKTIAIWGLSFKPETDDTREAPATYIIKELIKRKVKNIRAFDPKTMDNMKKIFPKIMYSKCPYEAIKGADALLILTEWKDFLHPDLLKIKASLKKPIIADGRNIYDPPKMKRMGFSYIPIGRL, encoded by the coding sequence ATGAAAATAACGGTTATTGGCTCAGGTCATGTAGGGCTAGTTACAGGAGCTTGTTTTGCAGAGCTTGGGCATGACGTAATATGTGTTGACCACGACAAAAAAAAGCTACAGACACTTAAAGACGGCAAAATCCCTTTCTATGAACCCGGATTAGACAAGTTGGTGCACTCCAACTATATCGAAGGGCGGCTTTCGTTTTCGGGAGACACTATTAGCGCAGTTTTGGCTTCTGAAATAATATTTATATGCGTCGGGACTCCATCGCGCAAAACAGGTGAAGTCGATATGTCGGCAATCAAAAAAACCGCTTCGCAAATTGCGCAGGCGCTTAACGGTTATAAACTTGTGGTGGAGAAATCTACTGTTCCGGTAGAAACGGGCGAATGGATTTTAAAAACTTTGAAAAAACAAGCTCCAAAAGGAGTAGAATTTGATGTTGCATCAAACCCTGAATTTTTGAGAGAAGGAGCTGCTATTCATGATTTTATGCACCCAGATAGGGTTATCATTGGCGTATCTTCGCAAAAAGCGGCATCTTATCTTGTCCAACTTTATTCGCCGCTAAATGCGCCGATTCTTATGACGGATATTAAATCGGCGGAACTTATAAAACATGCATCCAATTCTTTTCTTGCAATGAAGATATCGTTTGCAAATATGTTGGCAAATCTATGCGAAAAGACAGGCGCAGATGTCGTAAAGGTTGCAAAAGGTATGGGGCTTGATAAACGTATCGGAGAAGACTTTTTAAAAGCGGGTATCGGCTATGGCGGTTCATGTTTTCCCAAAGACGTATCGGCTTTTATACACATAGGTAAAAAAAGCGGTTGTAATTTTAAATTAATTGAAGAAGTCCGCAACATAAACGAAGAACGCAGGATGCATTTTATAAAACGCCTAGAAAAAGTTATCGGAAAATTTAAAGGCAAAACAATTGCAATCTGGGGATTATCATTTAAGCCGGAAACAGATGACACAAGAGAGGCTCCGGCTACCTATATTATTAAGGAACTTATAAAGAGAAAAGTTAAAAATATTCGTGCGTTTGATCCTAAAACTATGGATAATATGAAAAAGATATTCCCCAAGATTATGTATAGTAAATGTCCTTATGAAGCAATAAAGGGGGCTGACGCATTGCTTATTCTTACTGAGTGGAAAGATTTTTTACACCCGGATTTATTAAAAATCAAGGCATCTTTAAAAAAACCGATAATAGCCGATGGCCGAAATATTTATGACCCCCCAAAAATGAAACGAATGGGCTTTTCATATATTCCTATTGGAAGATTATGA
- a CDS encoding MerR family transcriptional regulator: MNSKLFYSIQEASEHTGVAPHIVRYWEKKYNLLRPERDSRGKRRYKNTDLELIKKIKELIYDKKYKAGGVKRKIKEAQRGEISGNTKDIINLVKKELESILEIVNR, encoded by the coding sequence ATGAATTCAAAATTATTTTATTCTATTCAAGAAGCAAGCGAACATACAGGAGTTGCTCCACATATAGTTCGTTATTGGGAAAAAAAGTATAATCTCCTTCGCCCTGAAAGAGATTCCCGCGGGAAAAGAAGATATAAAAATACGGATTTAGAGTTGATAAAAAAGATAAAAGAGTTAATATATGATAAAAAATATAAGGCAGGGGGCGTAAAAAGGAAAATAAAGGAAGCTCAAAGAGGAGAAATTTCAGGAAACACAAAAGATATAATTAATCTTGTGAAAAAAGAGCTTGAATCGATATTGGAAATAGTAAACAGGTAA
- a CDS encoding TrkA family potassium uptake protein, giving the protein MRQFVVIGLGNFGHNVAISLFEQRNQVLAIDANSKKIEQIKDKVTQAVVVNVKEKEALSEFISNDIDAAIVSLGDKIESSILTTLYLKELGVKKIIVKAINDDHGQILKLIGAMEIIYPEKEEAVRLAHRLTIPNLIEHIPLASEYSIVEIAVPDNFVGKSLKELQLRNKYNVEVIAVKDVLQDTLHLIPEADVKIKPDSVLMVIGKEVDINKFKV; this is encoded by the coding sequence ATGAGACAATTTGTGGTAATAGGGTTGGGTAATTTCGGGCACAATGTAGCAATTTCTTTGTTTGAACAGAGAAATCAGGTGCTAGCCATAGATGCAAACAGTAAAAAAATTGAACAAATTAAAGATAAGGTAACTCAGGCAGTTGTTGTAAACGTTAAGGAGAAAGAGGCGTTGTCAGAATTTATAAGTAATGATATTGACGCGGCTATTGTAAGTTTGGGGGACAAAATAGAATCAAGCATCTTGACCACGCTTTATTTAAAAGAATTGGGAGTTAAAAAGATTATAGTGAAAGCAATAAATGATGACCATGGGCAAATATTAAAGTTAATAGGAGCAATGGAGATTATTTATCCGGAAAAAGAAGAGGCAGTAAGATTAGCTCACAGGTTAACAATACCTAATCTTATTGAGCATATTCCGCTTGCTTCCGAATACAGCATAGTGGAAATTGCTGTTCCTGATAATTTCGTTGGGAAATCGTTGAAGGAGCTTCAATTGCGCAACAAATATAATGTCGAAGTCATTGCCGTAAAGGATGTGCTTCAGGACACACTGCATTTGATACCGGAAGCTGATGTCAAAATAAAACCGGATAGCGTTTTGATGGTTATTGGCAAAGAAGTTGATATCAATAAATTTAAAGTTTAG
- the rpmH gene encoding 50S ribosomal protein L34: protein MPKRTYQPSKRKRNRTHGFLKRLKSKDGRKILTRRRKKGRKRISID from the coding sequence ATGCCTAAAAGAACTTATCAACCATCTAAAAGGAAGAGAAACAGAACTCATGGCTTCTTAAAGAGATTAAAAAGTAAAGATGGCAGAAAGATTTTAACCAGACGTCGAAAGAAAGGCAGGAAAAGAATTTCGATAGACTAA